The stretch of DNA TCAAACTTTATTTAAACCCTTCACTCTCTCAACTCACTCTCCTCCTCCATGTGAAGAACCCTCCTTTCTTcccctttctctctctaaaaaaaacacCATGAAAGAAGCAACACTTCTCTTTTCCTTCCTCTTCCTCATCTCCCTTTCTCTCTCTAACTCCTTGCACCTCCATACCCAAACCCTAACCCTCCACTCCCTCCCTAACCCGGCCCACCTCGGCCCAACTCCCCAACCCCAAGACACATCCAAATCCGAATCCGATTCCGGGTTGTCATTAGATTTACACCATATTGACGCCCTCGCGTCACATTTGAGTCCGGAGGACTTATTCGCCCTCCGCCTCAAACGCGACTCGGCTCGAGCAAATTCCATATTTGCTCGAGTCGAGCTCGCCTCGAGCTCGAGTTCTTCCTTCGAGCCGAGTTTAAGAGCGGCGGGGGGGAAGAACTCGAGCTCGAGCAGGGATTTCAGTAGCTCGGTGGTGTCCGGGTTAGCGCAGGGGAGCGGTGAGTATTTCACTCGTCTCGGCGTCGGGACGCCGCCGAGGTACATGTACATGGTGTTGGATACTGGGAGTGATGTTGTTTGGATCCAGTGTTTGCCATGCAAGAAATGTTATGATCAGACCGACCGGATCTTTAATCCAGCTCAATCCGGTTCGTTCCGGTCTATTCCTTGCCGGTCTAGAGTATGTAAACAGCTGGACCAAGCCGGGTGTATCCGACGTGGGAATAAATGCGCGTACCAAGTGTCGTACGGTGACGGTTCTTTCACTATGGGTGAGTTCGCTTCCGAAACGATGACGTTTCGAGGAGTTAAGGTCCCAAACGTTGCGTTAGGTTGTGGGCATGATAATGAAGGTTTATTTATCGGTGCAGCCGgtttattaggtttaggaagggGTAAATTATCATTTCCAACCCAAGCCGGAAACCAGTTCGGTCAGAAATTTTCTTATTGTTTAGTAGACCGGTCTGCTTCAAGTAAACCGTCATCTGTTGTTTTTGGCGGTTCATCGGTTTCTCGGTCCGCGGTTTTTACTCCGTTACTCAGTAACCCGAAGCTTGACACTTTTTACTACGTGGAATTGATGGGAATTAGTGTTGGTGGGACCCGCGTTCCTGGAATCACGGGTGAGCTTTTCAAGATTGACCGTACGGGTAATGGTGGAGTCATTGTCGATTCGGGTACATCCGTGACACGTTTAACCCGACCCGCTTACGTTGCCTTACGAGACGCGTTCCGTGTTGGGGCGGCCTCATTAAAGTCCGCCCCGGGTTTCTCATTATTCGATACTTGCTTCGATCTATCGGGTAAAACCGAGGTTCGAGTCCCGACCGTGGTCATGCATTTCCGAGGAGCCGACGTTTCGCTACCGGCTAATAATTACCTAATCCCGGTCGACACCTCGAGTCGGTTTTGCTTCGCATTCGCGGGTACAATGAGCGGATTGTCGATTATCGGTAACATTCAACAACAAGGGTTTCGAGTGGTTTTCGACATGGCGCAACGTCGTGTCGGGTTTGCTCCCGGGTCATGTGCTTAATTCAGATCAGATCAGGTCGAGTCGGGTTATTTTAGAGATCGTAGTAGAGGTTGTCTTTAATTAGTAGTAATGGAATGGGTGGGTGGGAGACAGAGTTTAAAtgttatttaattaaatgtattttgagtttaattaattaattagtgtaATAGTTGTATTAAAATGTGAAGGAAAAAAAGAGGATGAATGTCCCTACAATTAGTCAAAATTTCCTGCAAAATTAGGAGCAAATGACGGAGAATATGTGTCCTACAGCTAAGGGAAATATGCAATTTTAGTTAATAAGACCCACATGTGGGCATTTGTCATGTGAAAATCCCATATCTACTGCAGTTTTCCCCACTCTTCTTGGTCGGGTGTTGTGTGCTATTGTGCTCTAGTGTCATTTTGTGTGACATTTGACTAGTAGATGTAGCTCACTTAGAAAGATCTCCAACGATTCATAAAAAGGACCGCAACTTGCattttgtaaaaatttcaagCAGGTTCTTCACCATCGGAGATGGAAAATCATGAACCCGCTTGAAAAAGCCTACACTCGCTCTACCAAGCTTTACATGCTTGATTTTTTTGCTTGGTTTTTATTGGTTGATTAATGTGAAGTGGAGTTATTCAAGCTGAAGGTATAGTAGCTTACCATTGGGAGAACATGTAGTTTGAGAGCAATATTGCTGAAAATAACTATGTGGCATGTCAAGCTACAATACAATGTAGTTTACCATTAAAGATCTTTCTTGAAAGATTCCAATGGTTGGGAAAAAGACTTGTTGCTGATTTTAGAAATTGTAAGCTAGTAGCTCAACCATTGGAGTTGTACACATAGATTAGCTTTGCTCAAATAATTTCAAACTAGTAGTTCCATGGAACTACTTGCTTAAATGGACCCACAAGAAAAATATAACCAATAGAAAAAAGTTGTCTCatttataaagtttttattttttatttataaattaagaattaaataaattaatagaAAAATGTGTTAGTTAGGTCTCATCAAGCTAATACTAAATTGGCTTCACCATTGGAATAACTTGTAGCTTGAAATTGTTGTTGCTAAAAAAAAAtgatgtggcaaaggtaagctagtaccaactagcttaccattgtggatgctcttaATGTTTAGGTTTTCTGGGTTTGATGGACTTACCAAAGAACCATTGatataacacaaaatctcattgaagatgggcgatatccgtcacaagcttgtgacggatactgtttcctctcacaaaatgcccattgagaggtgagtgagaagcacatggggggtgtcccaccttgtcccctctccctttttgtgagaggttaacccgtcacaagcaagatgAGCTGTTGATATAAATGTGTTTTTGACCTTGATTACCTAGTCTTATTTAAGACGGTTATAAGGTGAAACGTAGCGGTGGGCCGGGTTGGTGGGGGGGGGGGAAGGGGTCGGGTTGGGGTCGGGTTGGTGGGGACTCAACTGAGGAGTGAGGAGTGAGCTTGAGCGTACAACCATGGGTTAGGGGTGTGCAGGTTAGGGGAGTGTGGCCCTGGGCGGCCCGATTGGGCCAAAAGGGAGATAGGGCTAGCGGGCTGGCAATGTGAACCGGGGAGGAGTGAGCCTGGGTCCGGCCCGGCTTGGGCGGGCTAACAGACCTGGTAAGCGGGTCATGTGAAGGAGATTGTAGAGGTTAGCGTGGCTAGCCCGCACTTATGTCCAACTTTAGtgaaacacatttatattctatAATGTCTCATGTATCCAGTTCGTATTGAGCATTAATAAGGTTAGAATATGTTGTAGAACTTGTTTTTTACTTGGGGCATTAAAAGAGATTTTCTATATGGATAACGGTGTGTTTTGTGTTAAAATTGTGATTTTATTATTTTGTATCTTTTCTTACACTAAAATTGTCTCAACTAACTGAAGTGGAAGTGAAGCGACAATGCAACATAATCTGAAATTATGCCCAAAAGAATAGGAATGTAATCTAAACTTGCAAACTTTTTCCGAGTTTATGTTAAACTAGTGTATTATCCGTTCACCCCCATTAAATTCAAATCCAAACTCTTTAGCTCCTGTCTTTATATTTTTCAAAAACTTATTTCTGTTcacgtgttttttttttgttttaatttcaatGATAGATGCTCAAAATAAATTACGCAATAGAAAGGGAATAATAAAAATTCGAGCTTTTCGCCTTTATTTGTTTTGGTCGACTTATATCTCAATGTAGAAACGTTAAGAAACTTAATTCCTACAATCTGTTAATTATACAAATTAATAGATCAATAGATGCATATTTTTTTGTACTCCCTCCACTttcctattttcaccccatttcccTTTTTGGCAAATTATCTATTTTCACCCATTTATcttatttccttatttggacTACCTTTTTCATTCTATAATCATTCTTTTCACCCCACTTACatcttttttattattttttcattctttaatcattCTTTTCAACCCACTTACAACTCttttacggagtattattttttcTTAATATGTGTGTTAAAAGAAATGGGGTGAACAaaaaaaagtggagggagtaaTAAAAACAAAATATGGAGTGATGTTATGCTTTGGATATCGTTCTCATAATAGTGGACCATCCATGATAACTCCATAATGAGTATTTATGTCGATCGTGATAAGGAGAGGTTGGTTTATGTAGTCGGTCATGTTTTTGTATTTGCCTCCCTTATAATTATGACAAATTTTATACCTTTAATAGTCGACTATGAAAATAAGGCCATTATATATTCAATTCACAAATTCACAATTCACAGGTCAGAAATATGCCCAGTGTTTGCAATTTCATCAATTATTGTATAAAAATCATCTTACGGTATGGGACGTTCATTTTATATACTGTATTATTTTAAATCGTCTCATGTATTGCAATTAAGCTCAAATTAAATTGAagaaataaggactaaagtttgcTTAAGATTACTTCGTTAACAAGAGATGAATGAAGTAAAGGGTTAATGCTTTTTATCATCAGCATATTTAGGCAAGACGAAAGTAGCTTTTATGCACATGATGATATCCGCATCTAGCGTGCTCTTTTCTACTTTACGTTTATTGTGTAAGAAAGTGGGCTCAAGAAATGGGTTTGAGTCGGTATCGGGTCTTGATTTGGGATCTTGAAAGTACGTGGTAAAAGCTGTCAAACGGGTTGTATAAATCGAGTTTAGGTTCGTGTTAGATGGGTTAGCAAGCGAACCATCAGGTCTTTTATGAACCAGGCGAGAGATTTTCTGGGTCATTTGATTAGCTTTATTACTAACTTAATTAATGCTAAAATTTATTGATATtgccatattttattttattttggcacTGTAAATGAAAGTTAATTATTTACAATAATGAGAGTTAAAAATTAAACGATATGTTTTGTAAGCGAACTTTTTCAAAGAATGTTTTAACAATTCACTTACTCTGAAGATCATAAACACTCCAACGCGTGCACCCAGCTGCAATTACTAATTAAACACGTGAAAGATATAATTAGCATATTGAAATAAATTTTCTACGCAAAGAAAATAGTCACATTCTAATAGTAAACAAATATTTGGTCCATCTATAATTATAAACGGATATCtcccgtttataatgagaatttgtgactaATAATTGAATGTTATATATGCTTTCCGAGATCCCTTAATTTCTCCTAACCAAAAATACTCACATTTTAACgactacatataaatagtcatATTCTAATAATAGCCAACATGAAAActataaaagagaagaaataacCAAACTAAAATCCAACAATCCCacagtaaataaataaataaataagtggtgataataataaaaataaaataatggcaTCCAACAAAATTGTTGCATTAGTATTGATCTCTATGGTCATCATGTTGGTTGCACCCACAATTCATGGAGTGCCTTGTTTTGAAAGTTGCATGCAATCATGTTTGAGTATTAGCAGTATGACAAGAGCAGATTGTGAAGAACCTTGCAATGAAACATGTACACAAAGTAGTAGTACATTTTCCGAATCCAAGCTCGAACAAGTGCTCAAGGCGAAAAATCTTATTGCTTGAAACTTATTTCACCATGCAAATTCTGGCTCGAGTATGTATTAAAGATTATACCAGAGGCGGGTTCAGGATACTTCATAAGGCCTCTCggttattttttcatttttcttaatatgagacggttttacagaaAACTTTCTCGGTAATATTATCCATGTAAGCATATTATGCTTATTGATTGCTAATGTAATTATTTAAATCTATATAGTTGTCTTGATTATGGATTATTCTTTATTGTTACTTTTTATGGTGTTCTTTGATAGATTTATTATTGCATAAATTATTAGATAATAATAGTTCCGATTTAGAATTCAAAAATAACAAATGTGGCTATTAATATAACAACCTTAGTTTCTTGAATTTTTGTTAGTTTGGGGGTCTCATTTGGTTTGGGATTCGGGGATTATTATATACCACGCGAGAAATCGTTATAAATCAATGCCGGAGGTAGTAAAAAAATATACCACGTAGTTTGCTACGACTTCccgacggctcaaattgaagtgtattatacatGGTTATCGAGATTACAGGGTCtccgaacaaaattttccggaaatcacacagaagatTCCTCGGATTAGGTAAATCGGGCAcgcaaaatttgaggagcaacggaGTCATTTGgggggtgtcggtatgcaataaacgagcattcgtcgaacctcggataatcgtgaaaaataaattaataatcgttatttggggctgaaatcgaataggtttactccTGTAATGACCTCAGATACGcggtagaaaaaccgggagaaaaagaaacgcgGTTCGTTACGACATCcagaatggctcaaattgaagtctaATATAGGGTTTTCAAGATTACAGGGTCCcttaacaaaattctctggaaatcacactgAGGGTTCCTCGGATCAGGTAAAGCGGCCACAGAAAATTAGaggagcaacggaagacatttgggggtgccggtacgcaataaaccagcattcgtcgaacctttgATACaggtgaaaaatggattaatacgcGTTATTTGGGCcagaaatcgaataggtttactcttccaatgacctcggacacgtggaagaaaaacagaaagaaaaagaaacgtggttCGCTACGACTTcccaacggctcaaattgaagtgtattatacacgaTTATCGAAATtacagggtcctggaacaaaattctccggaaatcacacagtaaATTTCTCGGCATGTAaagtggccacacaaaatttgagaagCAACAGAGGACATTTGGAGGGTGCCAGTATGTATGTCATAAACtaacattcgtcgaatctcggatactCGTGAAAAATGAAATACTACTACTAGTTATTTGGGTCTGAAATCAaattggttaactcctgaaatgacctcgggcacGTGGTAGAAAAAGCGGCAAAAAAAGAaacgtggtccggtacgacctcacgaacggctcaaattaatgTGTATTATACACGGTTATCGAGATTACGGGGTCCTAGAACAAAACTATCAGGAAATCACACAGAAGAGTCCTCGGATCAGGTAAATCGGGCAcgcaaaatttgaggagcaatggaggacatttgggggtgccggtatgcgataaaccagcattcgtcgaacctttgATACTCGTGAAAAAGGGaataatactcgttatttgag from Silene latifolia isolate original U9 population chromosome 10, ASM4854445v1, whole genome shotgun sequence encodes:
- the LOC141604971 gene encoding aspartyl protease family protein 2, translated to MKEATLLFSFLFLISLSLSNSLHLHTQTLTLHSLPNPAHLGPTPQPQDTSKSESDSGLSLDLHHIDALASHLSPEDLFALRLKRDSARANSIFARVELASSSSSSFEPSLRAAGGKNSSSSRDFSSSVVSGLAQGSGEYFTRLGVGTPPRYMYMVLDTGSDVVWIQCLPCKKCYDQTDRIFNPAQSGSFRSIPCRSRVCKQLDQAGCIRRGNKCAYQVSYGDGSFTMGEFASETMTFRGVKVPNVALGCGHDNEGLFIGAAGLLGLGRGKLSFPTQAGNQFGQKFSYCLVDRSASSKPSSVVFGGSSVSRSAVFTPLLSNPKLDTFYYVELMGISVGGTRVPGITGELFKIDRTGNGGVIVDSGTSVTRLTRPAYVALRDAFRVGAASLKSAPGFSLFDTCFDLSGKTEVRVPTVVMHFRGADVSLPANNYLIPVDTSSRFCFAFAGTMSGLSIIGNIQQQGFRVVFDMAQRRVGFAPGSCA